In a single window of the Callithrix jacchus isolate 240 chromosome 1, calJac240_pri, whole genome shotgun sequence genome:
- the RALGDS gene encoding ral guanine nucleotide dissociation stimulator isoform X1 — protein sequence MLRGAGQGATCCWGSVWAGRWARGLMCLWGQSGAQAFTLSSLSLLSCSLPCALLLQPGTGHLPGQGPRKSSTQEIGEELINGVIYSISLRKVQLHHGANKGQRWLGYENESALNLYETCKVRTVKAGTLEKLVEHLVPAFQGSDLSYVTIFLCTYRAFTTTQQVLDLLFKRYGRCDALTASSRYGCILPYSDEDGGPQDQLKNAISSILGTWLDQYSEDFCQPPDFPCLKQLVAYVQLNMPGSDLERRAHLLLAQLEHSEPTEAEPEALSPVPALKPAPAPARAPSPAPAPVLEPAPTPAPASELEPAPAPAPAPAPAPSPAPAPAPAPTSELEVAPAPAQELPRAPAPEREPALPAERDPTPSQTPELEPALAPVPSPEPSWPSPVPVVAENGLSEEKPHLLVFPPDLVAEQFTLMDAELFKKVVPYHCLGSIWSQRDKKGKEHLAPTIRATVTQFNSVANCVITTCLGDRSTKAPDRARVVEHWIEVARECRVLKNFSSLYAILSALQSNSIHRLKKTWEEVSRDSFRIFQKLSEIFSDENNYSLSRELLIKEGTSKFATLEMNPKRAQKRPKETGIIQGTVPYLGTFLTDLVMLDTAMKDYLYGRLINFEKRRKEFEVIAQIKLLQSACNNYSIAPDEQFGAWFRAVERLSEAESYNLSCELEPPSESASNTLKTKKNAAIVKRWSDRQAPSTELSTSGSSHSKSCDQLRCGPYLSSGDIADALSVHSAGSSSSDVEEINISFVPESPDGQEKKFWESASQSSPETSGISSASSSTSSSSASTTPVAATRTHKRSVSGLCSSTSALPLYNQQVGDCCIIRVSLDVDNGNMYKSILVTSQDKAPAVIRKAMDKHHLDADEPEDYELVQILSDERKLKIPENANVFYAMNSTANYDFVLKKRTFTKGVKVKHGASSTLPRMKQKGLKIAKGIF from the exons ATGCTCAGAGGAGCAGGGCAGGGAGCAACGTGCTGCTGGGGCAGTGTCTGGGCAGGACGCTGGGCCCGGGGCCTGATGTGCCTGTGGGGACAATCCGGAGCCCAGGCCTTCACCCTCTCCTCCCTGTCTCTGCTGTCCTGCTCCCTGCCCTGTGCCCTCCTCTTGCAGCCAGGGACTGGGCATCTACCGGGCCAGGGTCCCAGGAAG AGCTCCACACAGGAGATCGGCGAGGAGCTGATCAACGGAGTCATCTACTCCATCTCCCTGCGCAAGGTGCAGCTGCACCACGGAGCCAACAAGGGCCAGCGCTGGCTTGGG TATGAGAATGAGTCGGCCCTGAACCTTTATGAGACTTGCAAGGTGCGGACTGTGAAGGCTGGCACGCTGGAGAAGCTGGTGGAGCACCTGGTGCCCGCCTTCCAGGGCAGCGACCTCTCCTACGTCACCATCTTTCTGTGTACCTACAGAGCCTTCACCACCACCCAGCAGGTCCTGGACCTGCTGTTCAAAAG GTACGGTAGATGTGATGCCCTCACGGCCTCCTCTAGATATGGATGCATCCTCCCCTACTCCGATGAGGATGGTGGACCCCAGGACCAACTTAAAAA TGCCATCTCCTCCATCCTGGGCACCTGGCTGGACCAGTACTCAGAGGATTTCTGTCAACCCCCGGACTTCCCCTGCCTCAAGCAGCTGGTGGCCTACGTACAGCTCAACATGCCAGGCTCAGACCTGGAGCGCCGTGCCCACCTCCTCCTGGCCCAGCTGGAGCACTCAGAACCCACTGAGGCAGAGCCTGAGG CTCTGTCACCAGTGCCAGCTCTAAAACCAGCTCCAGCACCAGCTCGAGCACCCAGCCCAGCACCAGCCCCAGTGCTGGAGCCAGCTCCAACACCAGCTCCAGCTTCAGAGCTAGAGCCAGCTCCAGCACCAGCTCCAGCACCAGCTCCAGCACCCAGCCCAGCACCAGCGCCAGCGCCAGCTCCAACTTCAGAGCTAGAGGTAGCTCCAGCACCAGCTCAGGAGCTCCCACGGGCTCCAGCTCCAGAACGAGAGCCAGCACTGCCTGCAGAACGGGATCCAACTCCCTCACAAACTCCAGAGCTGGAGCCAGCTCTGGCACCAGTCCCATCACCAGAGCCTTCCTGGCCTTCGCCTGTGCCTGTGGTTGCAGAGAACGGGCTGAGCGAGGAGAAGCCTCACCTCTTGGTGTTCCCTCCCGACCTGGTGGCAGAGCAGTTTACACTGATGGACGCG GAGCTGTTCAAGAAGGTGGTACCCTACCACTGCCTGGGCTCCATCTGGTCCCAGCGGGACAAGAAGGGCAAGGAGCACCTGGCACCCACCATCCGCGCCACCGTCACCCAGTTCAACAGCGTGGCCAACTGCGTCATCACCACCTGCCTCGGGGACCGAAGCACGAAGGCCCCAGACAGGGCCAGGGTGGTGGAGCACTGGATCGAGGTGGCCAGG GAGTGCCGGGTCCTCAAGAACTTCTCATCACTCTATGccatcctctctgctctgcagagTAACTCCATCCACCGTCTGAAGAAGACGTGGGAAGAAGTTTCCAG GGACAGCTTCCGGATCTTTCAGAAGCTGTCAGAGATCTTCTCAGATGAGAACAACTACTCACTAAGCCGGGAGCTGCTCATCAAG GAGGGGACCTCCAAGTTTGCCACCCTGGAAATGAACCCCAAGAGAGCCCAGAAACGACCAAAGGAAACG GGCATCATCCAGGGCACCGTTCCCTACCTGGGCACATTCCTCACCGACCTGGTGATGCTGGACACCGCCATGAAGGACTATCTGTAT GGCAGACTCATCAACTTcgagaagaggaggaag gagtttgaggtgatCGCCCAGATCAAGCTGCTGCAGTCGGCCTGCAACAACTACAGCATTGCGCCCGACGAGCAATTTGGGGCCTGGTTCCGGGCAGTGGAGCGGCTCAGCGAGGCTGAGAG CTACAACCTGTCGTGCGAGCTGGAGCCCCCATCCGAGTCAGCCAGCAACACCCTCAAGACCAAGAAGAACGCAGCCATTGTCAAGCGCTGGAGCGA TCGCCAGGCCCCCAGCACTGAGCTCAGTACCAGCGGTAGCTCCCACTCCAAGTCCTGTGACCAGCTCAGGTGTGGCCCCTACCTCAGCAGCGGGGACATTGCTGATGCACTCAGCGTGCACTCGGCTGGCTCCTCCAGCTCCGACGTGGAGGAGATCAATATCAGCTTTGTCCCAGAGTCCCCTGATGGCCAGGAAAAGAAG TTCTGGGAATCAGCCTCACAGTCGTCCCCAGAGACCTCCGGCATCAGCTCAGCCTCCAGCAGCACCTCGTCGTCCTCAGCCTCCACCACACCTGTGGCTGCCACGCGCACCCACAAGCGCTCCGTCTCAGGGCTCTGCAGCTCCACCTCTGCGCTGCCACTCTACAACCAGCAGGTGGGCGACTGCTGCATCATCCGTGTCAGCCTGGACGTGGACAACGGCAACATGTACAAGAGCATCCTG GTGACCAGCCAAGATAAGGCTCCGGCCGTCATCCGCAAGGCCATGGACAAACACCACCTGGACGCAGATGAGCCAGAGGACTATGAGCTGGTGCAGATTCTCTCAGATGAGCGGA agCTGAAGATCCCTGAAAACGCCAACGTGTTCTATGCCATGAACTCTACCGCCAACTATGACTTTGTCCTGAAGAAGCGGACCTTCACCAAGGGGGTGAAGGTGAAGCATGGAGCCAGCTCAACCCTCCCACGCATGAAGCAGAAAGGACTCAAGATTGCCAAGGGCATCTTCTGA
- the RALGDS gene encoding ral guanine nucleotide dissociation stimulator isoform X8 — protein MPGSDLERRAHLLLAQLEHSEPTEAEPEALSPVPALKPAPAPARAPSPAPAPVLEPAPTPAPASELEPAPAPAPAPAPAPSPAPAPAPAPTSELEVAPAPAQELPRAPAPEREPALPAERDPTPSQTPELEPALAPVPSPEPSWPSPVPVVAENGLSEEKPHLLVFPPDLVAEQFTLMDAELFKKVVPYHCLGSIWSQRDKKGKEHLAPTIRATVTQFNSVANCVITTCLGDRSTKAPDRARVVEHWIEVARECRVLKNFSSLYAILSALQSNSIHRLKKTWEEVSRDSFRIFQKLSEIFSDENNYSLSRELLIKEGTSKFATLEMNPKRAQKRPKETGIIQGTVPYLGTFLTDLVMLDTAMKDYLYGRLINFEKRRKEFEVIAQIKLLQSACNNYSIAPDEQFGAWFRAVERLSEAESYNLSCELEPPSESASNTLKTKKNAAIVKRWSDRQAPSTELSTSGSSHSKSCDQLRCGPYLSSGDIADALSVHSAGSSSSDVEEINISFVPESPDGQEKKFWESASQSSPETSGISSASSSTSSSSASTTPVAATRTHKRSVSGLCSSTSALPLYNQQVGDCCIIRVSLDVDNGNMYKSILVTSQDKAPAVIRKAMDKHHLDADEPEDYELVQILSDERKLKIPENANVFYAMNSTANYDFVLKKRTFTKGVKVKHGASSTLPRMKQKGLKIAKGIF, from the exons ATGCCAGGCTCAGACCTGGAGCGCCGTGCCCACCTCCTCCTGGCCCAGCTGGAGCACTCAGAACCCACTGAGGCAGAGCCTGAGG CTCTGTCACCAGTGCCAGCTCTAAAACCAGCTCCAGCACCAGCTCGAGCACCCAGCCCAGCACCAGCCCCAGTGCTGGAGCCAGCTCCAACACCAGCTCCAGCTTCAGAGCTAGAGCCAGCTCCAGCACCAGCTCCAGCACCAGCTCCAGCACCCAGCCCAGCACCAGCGCCAGCGCCAGCTCCAACTTCAGAGCTAGAGGTAGCTCCAGCACCAGCTCAGGAGCTCCCACGGGCTCCAGCTCCAGAACGAGAGCCAGCACTGCCTGCAGAACGGGATCCAACTCCCTCACAAACTCCAGAGCTGGAGCCAGCTCTGGCACCAGTCCCATCACCAGAGCCTTCCTGGCCTTCGCCTGTGCCTGTGGTTGCAGAGAACGGGCTGAGCGAGGAGAAGCCTCACCTCTTGGTGTTCCCTCCCGACCTGGTGGCAGAGCAGTTTACACTGATGGACGCG GAGCTGTTCAAGAAGGTGGTACCCTACCACTGCCTGGGCTCCATCTGGTCCCAGCGGGACAAGAAGGGCAAGGAGCACCTGGCACCCACCATCCGCGCCACCGTCACCCAGTTCAACAGCGTGGCCAACTGCGTCATCACCACCTGCCTCGGGGACCGAAGCACGAAGGCCCCAGACAGGGCCAGGGTGGTGGAGCACTGGATCGAGGTGGCCAGG GAGTGCCGGGTCCTCAAGAACTTCTCATCACTCTATGccatcctctctgctctgcagagTAACTCCATCCACCGTCTGAAGAAGACGTGGGAAGAAGTTTCCAG GGACAGCTTCCGGATCTTTCAGAAGCTGTCAGAGATCTTCTCAGATGAGAACAACTACTCACTAAGCCGGGAGCTGCTCATCAAG GAGGGGACCTCCAAGTTTGCCACCCTGGAAATGAACCCCAAGAGAGCCCAGAAACGACCAAAGGAAACG GGCATCATCCAGGGCACCGTTCCCTACCTGGGCACATTCCTCACCGACCTGGTGATGCTGGACACCGCCATGAAGGACTATCTGTAT GGCAGACTCATCAACTTcgagaagaggaggaag gagtttgaggtgatCGCCCAGATCAAGCTGCTGCAGTCGGCCTGCAACAACTACAGCATTGCGCCCGACGAGCAATTTGGGGCCTGGTTCCGGGCAGTGGAGCGGCTCAGCGAGGCTGAGAG CTACAACCTGTCGTGCGAGCTGGAGCCCCCATCCGAGTCAGCCAGCAACACCCTCAAGACCAAGAAGAACGCAGCCATTGTCAAGCGCTGGAGCGA TCGCCAGGCCCCCAGCACTGAGCTCAGTACCAGCGGTAGCTCCCACTCCAAGTCCTGTGACCAGCTCAGGTGTGGCCCCTACCTCAGCAGCGGGGACATTGCTGATGCACTCAGCGTGCACTCGGCTGGCTCCTCCAGCTCCGACGTGGAGGAGATCAATATCAGCTTTGTCCCAGAGTCCCCTGATGGCCAGGAAAAGAAG TTCTGGGAATCAGCCTCACAGTCGTCCCCAGAGACCTCCGGCATCAGCTCAGCCTCCAGCAGCACCTCGTCGTCCTCAGCCTCCACCACACCTGTGGCTGCCACGCGCACCCACAAGCGCTCCGTCTCAGGGCTCTGCAGCTCCACCTCTGCGCTGCCACTCTACAACCAGCAGGTGGGCGACTGCTGCATCATCCGTGTCAGCCTGGACGTGGACAACGGCAACATGTACAAGAGCATCCTG GTGACCAGCCAAGATAAGGCTCCGGCCGTCATCCGCAAGGCCATGGACAAACACCACCTGGACGCAGATGAGCCAGAGGACTATGAGCTGGTGCAGATTCTCTCAGATGAGCGGA agCTGAAGATCCCTGAAAACGCCAACGTGTTCTATGCCATGAACTCTACCGCCAACTATGACTTTGTCCTGAAGAAGCGGACCTTCACCAAGGGGGTGAAGGTGAAGCATGGAGCCAGCTCAACCCTCCCACGCATGAAGCAGAAAGGACTCAAGATTGCCAAGGGCATCTTCTGA
- the RALGDS gene encoding ral guanine nucleotide dissociation stimulator isoform X2 has protein sequence MVQRMWADAAGPAGGSEPLFLGSRRSRSVWDAVRLEVGVPDSCPVVLHSFTQLDPDLPRPESSTQEIGEELINGVIYSISLRKVQLHHGANKGQRWLGYENESALNLYETCKVRTVKAGTLEKLVEHLVPAFQGSDLSYVTIFLCTYRAFTTTQQVLDLLFKRYGRCDALTASSRYGCILPYSDEDGGPQDQLKNAISSILGTWLDQYSEDFCQPPDFPCLKQLVAYVQLNMPGSDLERRAHLLLAQLEHSEPTEAEPEALSPVPALKPAPAPARAPSPAPAPVLEPAPTPAPASELEPAPAPAPAPAPAPSPAPAPAPAPTSELEVAPAPAQELPRAPAPEREPALPAERDPTPSQTPELEPALAPVPSPEPSWPSPVPVVAENGLSEEKPHLLVFPPDLVAEQFTLMDAELFKKVVPYHCLGSIWSQRDKKGKEHLAPTIRATVTQFNSVANCVITTCLGDRSTKAPDRARVVEHWIEVARECRVLKNFSSLYAILSALQSNSIHRLKKTWEEVSRDSFRIFQKLSEIFSDENNYSLSRELLIKEGTSKFATLEMNPKRAQKRPKETGIIQGTVPYLGTFLTDLVMLDTAMKDYLYGRLINFEKRRKEFEVIAQIKLLQSACNNYSIAPDEQFGAWFRAVERLSEAESYNLSCELEPPSESASNTLKTKKNAAIVKRWSDRQAPSTELSTSGSSHSKSCDQLRCGPYLSSGDIADALSVHSAGSSSSDVEEINISFVPESPDGQEKKFWESASQSSPETSGISSASSSTSSSSASTTPVAATRTHKRSVSGLCSSTSALPLYNQQVGDCCIIRVSLDVDNGNMYKSILVTSQDKAPAVIRKAMDKHHLDADEPEDYELVQILSDERKLKIPENANVFYAMNSTANYDFVLKKRTFTKGVKVKHGASSTLPRMKQKGLKIAKGIF, from the exons ATGGTGCAGCGCATGTGGGCCGACGCGGCCGGGCCTGCTGGCGGCTCCGAGCCACTGTTTCTGGGCTCCCGGCGGAGCCGCAGCGTGTGGGACGCAGTGCGCCTGGAGGTGGGCGTCCCCGACAGCTGCCCGGTGGTGCTGCACAGCTTCACGCAGCTGGACCCCGACCTGCCGCGCCCGGAG AGCTCCACACAGGAGATCGGCGAGGAGCTGATCAACGGAGTCATCTACTCCATCTCCCTGCGCAAGGTGCAGCTGCACCACGGAGCCAACAAGGGCCAGCGCTGGCTTGGG TATGAGAATGAGTCGGCCCTGAACCTTTATGAGACTTGCAAGGTGCGGACTGTGAAGGCTGGCACGCTGGAGAAGCTGGTGGAGCACCTGGTGCCCGCCTTCCAGGGCAGCGACCTCTCCTACGTCACCATCTTTCTGTGTACCTACAGAGCCTTCACCACCACCCAGCAGGTCCTGGACCTGCTGTTCAAAAG GTACGGTAGATGTGATGCCCTCACGGCCTCCTCTAGATATGGATGCATCCTCCCCTACTCCGATGAGGATGGTGGACCCCAGGACCAACTTAAAAA TGCCATCTCCTCCATCCTGGGCACCTGGCTGGACCAGTACTCAGAGGATTTCTGTCAACCCCCGGACTTCCCCTGCCTCAAGCAGCTGGTGGCCTACGTACAGCTCAACATGCCAGGCTCAGACCTGGAGCGCCGTGCCCACCTCCTCCTGGCCCAGCTGGAGCACTCAGAACCCACTGAGGCAGAGCCTGAGG CTCTGTCACCAGTGCCAGCTCTAAAACCAGCTCCAGCACCAGCTCGAGCACCCAGCCCAGCACCAGCCCCAGTGCTGGAGCCAGCTCCAACACCAGCTCCAGCTTCAGAGCTAGAGCCAGCTCCAGCACCAGCTCCAGCACCAGCTCCAGCACCCAGCCCAGCACCAGCGCCAGCGCCAGCTCCAACTTCAGAGCTAGAGGTAGCTCCAGCACCAGCTCAGGAGCTCCCACGGGCTCCAGCTCCAGAACGAGAGCCAGCACTGCCTGCAGAACGGGATCCAACTCCCTCACAAACTCCAGAGCTGGAGCCAGCTCTGGCACCAGTCCCATCACCAGAGCCTTCCTGGCCTTCGCCTGTGCCTGTGGTTGCAGAGAACGGGCTGAGCGAGGAGAAGCCTCACCTCTTGGTGTTCCCTCCCGACCTGGTGGCAGAGCAGTTTACACTGATGGACGCG GAGCTGTTCAAGAAGGTGGTACCCTACCACTGCCTGGGCTCCATCTGGTCCCAGCGGGACAAGAAGGGCAAGGAGCACCTGGCACCCACCATCCGCGCCACCGTCACCCAGTTCAACAGCGTGGCCAACTGCGTCATCACCACCTGCCTCGGGGACCGAAGCACGAAGGCCCCAGACAGGGCCAGGGTGGTGGAGCACTGGATCGAGGTGGCCAGG GAGTGCCGGGTCCTCAAGAACTTCTCATCACTCTATGccatcctctctgctctgcagagTAACTCCATCCACCGTCTGAAGAAGACGTGGGAAGAAGTTTCCAG GGACAGCTTCCGGATCTTTCAGAAGCTGTCAGAGATCTTCTCAGATGAGAACAACTACTCACTAAGCCGGGAGCTGCTCATCAAG GAGGGGACCTCCAAGTTTGCCACCCTGGAAATGAACCCCAAGAGAGCCCAGAAACGACCAAAGGAAACG GGCATCATCCAGGGCACCGTTCCCTACCTGGGCACATTCCTCACCGACCTGGTGATGCTGGACACCGCCATGAAGGACTATCTGTAT GGCAGACTCATCAACTTcgagaagaggaggaag gagtttgaggtgatCGCCCAGATCAAGCTGCTGCAGTCGGCCTGCAACAACTACAGCATTGCGCCCGACGAGCAATTTGGGGCCTGGTTCCGGGCAGTGGAGCGGCTCAGCGAGGCTGAGAG CTACAACCTGTCGTGCGAGCTGGAGCCCCCATCCGAGTCAGCCAGCAACACCCTCAAGACCAAGAAGAACGCAGCCATTGTCAAGCGCTGGAGCGA TCGCCAGGCCCCCAGCACTGAGCTCAGTACCAGCGGTAGCTCCCACTCCAAGTCCTGTGACCAGCTCAGGTGTGGCCCCTACCTCAGCAGCGGGGACATTGCTGATGCACTCAGCGTGCACTCGGCTGGCTCCTCCAGCTCCGACGTGGAGGAGATCAATATCAGCTTTGTCCCAGAGTCCCCTGATGGCCAGGAAAAGAAG TTCTGGGAATCAGCCTCACAGTCGTCCCCAGAGACCTCCGGCATCAGCTCAGCCTCCAGCAGCACCTCGTCGTCCTCAGCCTCCACCACACCTGTGGCTGCCACGCGCACCCACAAGCGCTCCGTCTCAGGGCTCTGCAGCTCCACCTCTGCGCTGCCACTCTACAACCAGCAGGTGGGCGACTGCTGCATCATCCGTGTCAGCCTGGACGTGGACAACGGCAACATGTACAAGAGCATCCTG GTGACCAGCCAAGATAAGGCTCCGGCCGTCATCCGCAAGGCCATGGACAAACACCACCTGGACGCAGATGAGCCAGAGGACTATGAGCTGGTGCAGATTCTCTCAGATGAGCGGA agCTGAAGATCCCTGAAAACGCCAACGTGTTCTATGCCATGAACTCTACCGCCAACTATGACTTTGTCCTGAAGAAGCGGACCTTCACCAAGGGGGTGAAGGTGAAGCATGGAGCCAGCTCAACCCTCCCACGCATGAAGCAGAAAGGACTCAAGATTGCCAAGGGCATCTTCTGA
- the RALGDS gene encoding ral guanine nucleotide dissociation stimulator isoform X5 produces MIHLSCTGQGCAGQGAGRRRETPARQKGQCEDGAAAVLPRGTLESSTQEIGEELINGVIYSISLRKVQLHHGANKGQRWLGYENESALNLYETCKVRTVKAGTLEKLVEHLVPAFQGSDLSYVTIFLCTYRAFTTTQQVLDLLFKRYGRCDALTASSRYGCILPYSDEDGGPQDQLKNAISSILGTWLDQYSEDFCQPPDFPCLKQLVAYVQLNMPGSDLERRAHLLLAQLEHSEPTEAEPEALSPVPALKPAPAPARAPSPAPAPVLEPAPTPAPASELEPAPAPAPAPAPAPSPAPAPAPAPTSELEVAPAPAQELPRAPAPEREPALPAERDPTPSQTPELEPALAPVPSPEPSWPSPVPVVAENGLSEEKPHLLVFPPDLVAEQFTLMDAELFKKVVPYHCLGSIWSQRDKKGKEHLAPTIRATVTQFNSVANCVITTCLGDRSTKAPDRARVVEHWIEVARECRVLKNFSSLYAILSALQSNSIHRLKKTWEEVSRDSFRIFQKLSEIFSDENNYSLSRELLIKEGTSKFATLEMNPKRAQKRPKETGIIQGTVPYLGTFLTDLVMLDTAMKDYLYGRLINFEKRRKEFEVIAQIKLLQSACNNYSIAPDEQFGAWFRAVERLSEAESYNLSCELEPPSESASNTLKTKKNAAIVKRWSDRQAPSTELSTSGSSHSKSCDQLRCGPYLSSGDIADALSVHSAGSSSSDVEEINISFVPESPDGQEKKFWESASQSSPETSGISSASSSTSSSSASTTPVAATRTHKRSVSGLCSSTSALPLYNQQVGDCCIIRVSLDVDNGNMYKSILVTSQDKAPAVIRKAMDKHHLDADEPEDYELVQILSDERKLKIPENANVFYAMNSTANYDFVLKKRTFTKGVKVKHGASSTLPRMKQKGLKIAKGIF; encoded by the exons ATGATCCACCTCTCATGTACCGGCCAAGGATGTGCTGGCCAAGGAGCGGGCAGAAGGAGGGAGACACCAGCCAGACAGAAGGGGCAGTGTGAAGACGGAGCTGCAGCAGTTCTGCCGAGAGGGACCCTGGAG AGCTCCACACAGGAGATCGGCGAGGAGCTGATCAACGGAGTCATCTACTCCATCTCCCTGCGCAAGGTGCAGCTGCACCACGGAGCCAACAAGGGCCAGCGCTGGCTTGGG TATGAGAATGAGTCGGCCCTGAACCTTTATGAGACTTGCAAGGTGCGGACTGTGAAGGCTGGCACGCTGGAGAAGCTGGTGGAGCACCTGGTGCCCGCCTTCCAGGGCAGCGACCTCTCCTACGTCACCATCTTTCTGTGTACCTACAGAGCCTTCACCACCACCCAGCAGGTCCTGGACCTGCTGTTCAAAAG GTACGGTAGATGTGATGCCCTCACGGCCTCCTCTAGATATGGATGCATCCTCCCCTACTCCGATGAGGATGGTGGACCCCAGGACCAACTTAAAAA TGCCATCTCCTCCATCCTGGGCACCTGGCTGGACCAGTACTCAGAGGATTTCTGTCAACCCCCGGACTTCCCCTGCCTCAAGCAGCTGGTGGCCTACGTACAGCTCAACATGCCAGGCTCAGACCTGGAGCGCCGTGCCCACCTCCTCCTGGCCCAGCTGGAGCACTCAGAACCCACTGAGGCAGAGCCTGAGG CTCTGTCACCAGTGCCAGCTCTAAAACCAGCTCCAGCACCAGCTCGAGCACCCAGCCCAGCACCAGCCCCAGTGCTGGAGCCAGCTCCAACACCAGCTCCAGCTTCAGAGCTAGAGCCAGCTCCAGCACCAGCTCCAGCACCAGCTCCAGCACCCAGCCCAGCACCAGCGCCAGCGCCAGCTCCAACTTCAGAGCTAGAGGTAGCTCCAGCACCAGCTCAGGAGCTCCCACGGGCTCCAGCTCCAGAACGAGAGCCAGCACTGCCTGCAGAACGGGATCCAACTCCCTCACAAACTCCAGAGCTGGAGCCAGCTCTGGCACCAGTCCCATCACCAGAGCCTTCCTGGCCTTCGCCTGTGCCTGTGGTTGCAGAGAACGGGCTGAGCGAGGAGAAGCCTCACCTCTTGGTGTTCCCTCCCGACCTGGTGGCAGAGCAGTTTACACTGATGGACGCG GAGCTGTTCAAGAAGGTGGTACCCTACCACTGCCTGGGCTCCATCTGGTCCCAGCGGGACAAGAAGGGCAAGGAGCACCTGGCACCCACCATCCGCGCCACCGTCACCCAGTTCAACAGCGTGGCCAACTGCGTCATCACCACCTGCCTCGGGGACCGAAGCACGAAGGCCCCAGACAGGGCCAGGGTGGTGGAGCACTGGATCGAGGTGGCCAGG GAGTGCCGGGTCCTCAAGAACTTCTCATCACTCTATGccatcctctctgctctgcagagTAACTCCATCCACCGTCTGAAGAAGACGTGGGAAGAAGTTTCCAG GGACAGCTTCCGGATCTTTCAGAAGCTGTCAGAGATCTTCTCAGATGAGAACAACTACTCACTAAGCCGGGAGCTGCTCATCAAG GAGGGGACCTCCAAGTTTGCCACCCTGGAAATGAACCCCAAGAGAGCCCAGAAACGACCAAAGGAAACG GGCATCATCCAGGGCACCGTTCCCTACCTGGGCACATTCCTCACCGACCTGGTGATGCTGGACACCGCCATGAAGGACTATCTGTAT GGCAGACTCATCAACTTcgagaagaggaggaag gagtttgaggtgatCGCCCAGATCAAGCTGCTGCAGTCGGCCTGCAACAACTACAGCATTGCGCCCGACGAGCAATTTGGGGCCTGGTTCCGGGCAGTGGAGCGGCTCAGCGAGGCTGAGAG CTACAACCTGTCGTGCGAGCTGGAGCCCCCATCCGAGTCAGCCAGCAACACCCTCAAGACCAAGAAGAACGCAGCCATTGTCAAGCGCTGGAGCGA TCGCCAGGCCCCCAGCACTGAGCTCAGTACCAGCGGTAGCTCCCACTCCAAGTCCTGTGACCAGCTCAGGTGTGGCCCCTACCTCAGCAGCGGGGACATTGCTGATGCACTCAGCGTGCACTCGGCTGGCTCCTCCAGCTCCGACGTGGAGGAGATCAATATCAGCTTTGTCCCAGAGTCCCCTGATGGCCAGGAAAAGAAG TTCTGGGAATCAGCCTCACAGTCGTCCCCAGAGACCTCCGGCATCAGCTCAGCCTCCAGCAGCACCTCGTCGTCCTCAGCCTCCACCACACCTGTGGCTGCCACGCGCACCCACAAGCGCTCCGTCTCAGGGCTCTGCAGCTCCACCTCTGCGCTGCCACTCTACAACCAGCAGGTGGGCGACTGCTGCATCATCCGTGTCAGCCTGGACGTGGACAACGGCAACATGTACAAGAGCATCCTG GTGACCAGCCAAGATAAGGCTCCGGCCGTCATCCGCAAGGCCATGGACAAACACCACCTGGACGCAGATGAGCCAGAGGACTATGAGCTGGTGCAGATTCTCTCAGATGAGCGGA agCTGAAGATCCCTGAAAACGCCAACGTGTTCTATGCCATGAACTCTACCGCCAACTATGACTTTGTCCTGAAGAAGCGGACCTTCACCAAGGGGGTGAAGGTGAAGCATGGAGCCAGCTCAACCCTCCCACGCATGAAGCAGAAAGGACTCAAGATTGCCAAGGGCATCTTCTGA